A part of Maridesulfovibrio hydrothermalis AM13 = DSM 14728 genomic DNA contains:
- a CDS encoding ATP-binding cassette domain-containing protein, whose protein sequence is MDKHAASFSPSANDSSLENDEQNDCVVDSAAISSESSTDAAKAEQPDRKEFVAPESVGLFGPGEEDEKGSSLVACLQKVADKFGIVVTENSLQLGSASSLNEYLRLQADNMGIQAEINQLPPKIDGDSLPLIVQYQDGSFAVIEEKVGRRLALWNGRQEIIKNKESDLSQFKDWSCSLQSLFETDKVPFLSRSWFTGQVGKMWPLYSQVIMATLIIHCFTLVIPLLMGLFYDRILPNLAENSLRVLITGAIFVLFFDYILKNVRTSLVEKAALRVERDAEPQLLAQILDTTFSKLPSSSGHLTHAVQEFSRIKSLFTTQLVVGTIDFFFLFFFLFIIYLNSGMLFAVPAVISFLVLIVSIAYGFFIDNNVSAQSKLQSRKTSFLNEIFQGVESIKTTNAARLFVSRWTTEVEKSGEMSSKYRIAQARCSMTTGLLGQLNSAGLLIVAFFLIKSGEMSSGGLLATMVLSGRCIAVSASVANLITTYLFARRSYKDLKELLSLEKETCETKQFKIQNLHGAVRFDSVSFRYHPEAPYALENISFETKPGEKVGIIGPMGSGKSTLLKLLAGLAAPTEGLILLDGHNMAFLNIEKVREFVGVVPQSPVLFHGTLEFNLLMGARTVTQDTLLSALTISGIDKFISQHPLGLKMQILEGGKNLSRGQRQAVAIARALIGNPPLMLLDEPTSSMDSAQEKMLIKRINSTMGDKSLFIVTHRPQILQTVDRIIVVDQGKIVADGPRDAIIAKLSNPAAAS, encoded by the coding sequence ATGGACAAGCACGCAGCTTCCTTTTCTCCCTCCGCTAATGATTCTTCATTGGAAAATGATGAGCAAAATGACTGTGTAGTCGATTCTGCTGCTATCAGCTCTGAATCATCAACTGACGCTGCGAAGGCTGAGCAGCCGGACCGGAAAGAGTTCGTTGCGCCTGAGAGTGTCGGCCTTTTTGGCCCCGGAGAAGAGGACGAAAAAGGTTCGTCTCTTGTCGCCTGTCTGCAAAAAGTGGCTGATAAGTTCGGGATAGTCGTGACAGAGAATTCCCTACAGCTTGGCAGTGCATCCTCGTTAAATGAATACCTGCGTCTGCAGGCTGATAATATGGGGATACAGGCTGAAATCAATCAGCTTCCCCCAAAGATAGACGGAGATAGTCTGCCGCTGATAGTTCAATATCAGGACGGCAGCTTTGCTGTTATTGAAGAGAAGGTCGGCAGGCGGCTGGCTCTCTGGAACGGCAGGCAGGAAATAATAAAAAATAAAGAATCTGATTTAAGCCAGTTTAAAGACTGGTCCTGCTCGTTGCAGAGTCTTTTTGAAACAGACAAGGTTCCATTTTTAAGCAGATCATGGTTTACCGGACAGGTGGGCAAAATGTGGCCTCTCTATTCGCAGGTGATCATGGCGACTTTGATCATCCACTGCTTCACTCTTGTCATTCCATTACTAATGGGGCTTTTTTATGACCGCATTCTGCCGAATCTTGCAGAAAACTCTTTGCGGGTACTGATTACCGGAGCCATATTTGTTCTGTTTTTTGATTACATTTTGAAAAACGTAAGAACTTCTCTGGTTGAAAAAGCCGCATTGCGGGTTGAAAGGGATGCCGAACCCCAGTTGCTGGCACAGATTCTGGATACGACTTTCTCCAAGCTTCCTTCATCTTCGGGTCACCTGACTCACGCTGTTCAGGAGTTTTCTCGAATCAAGTCTCTTTTTACAACTCAGCTTGTTGTTGGAACCATTGATTTTTTCTTTTTATTTTTCTTCCTGTTCATCATTTATCTAAACAGCGGAATGCTGTTTGCTGTCCCTGCGGTGATTTCGTTTCTGGTCCTTATAGTCTCGATTGCTTACGGTTTTTTTATTGACAATAATGTTTCGGCGCAAAGCAAACTGCAATCGCGCAAGACTTCCTTTTTAAATGAAATCTTTCAGGGTGTGGAGTCCATCAAGACCACTAACGCCGCTCGTCTTTTCGTTTCGCGCTGGACAACTGAAGTTGAAAAATCGGGCGAGATGTCTTCAAAATACCGCATTGCACAGGCCCGATGCTCCATGACCACCGGCCTGCTGGGACAGCTTAATTCGGCAGGACTGCTGATCGTTGCCTTTTTCCTCATCAAGAGCGGAGAGATGAGCAGCGGGGGGCTTCTGGCGACTATGGTTTTGTCTGGACGCTGTATTGCGGTGTCTGCCAGTGTGGCTAATTTGATAACAACCTACCTCTTTGCCCGCAGGTCGTATAAGGATTTGAAAGAGCTGTTGAGTCTGGAGAAAGAAACATGCGAGACCAAACAGTTTAAAATTCAAAATCTGCATGGAGCGGTGCGTTTTGATAGTGTCTCATTTCGCTATCATCCGGAAGCTCCTTATGCTCTCGAAAATATCTCCTTTGAAACAAAGCCGGGGGAAAAAGTCGGAATTATCGGCCCTATGGGCAGCGGGAAAAGTACTTTATTAAAACTGCTGGCCGGCCTTGCTGCGCCGACAGAGGGGCTGATTCTGCTTGACGGTCACAATATGGCCTTTTTAAATATCGAAAAGGTTCGCGAATTTGTAGGCGTTGTACCTCAGTCTCCGGTTCTTTTTCATGGCACTCTTGAGTTCAACCTGCTCATGGGCGCGCGTACAGTGACGCAGGATACTCTGCTCAGTGCGCTGACTATTTCCGGTATTGATAAATTTATTTCACAACATCCGCTCGGCTTGAAAATGCAGATACTGGAGGGCGGCAAAAATCTTTCGCGTGGTCAACGGCAGGCTGTGGCTATTGCACGGGCGTTAATCGGGAACCCGCCTCTTATGCTGCTTGATGAACCTACCAGCTCAATGGATTCAGCTCAGGAAAAAATGCTGATCAAACGTATCAACAGCACTATGGGTGATAAATCTCTATTCATAGTGACCCACAGACCACAGATTTTGCAGACCGTGGACAGAATAATTGTAGTTGACCAAGGTAAAATAGTTGCTGACGGACCCCGCGATGCCATTATCGCTAAACTCTCCAATCCGGCTGCTGCCAGCTAG
- a CDS encoding HlyD family type I secretion periplasmic adaptor subunit, with protein sequence MRKSWKNNLLWSLEKSMGNFIVLILIFLFITFFLIWANFNKIEKTVRAQGVVKTNLTDKIVGHFEGGMVEKVFVEEGDSVKKGQELLAITNTNITEKRNKSLIKLNRLKAKLTRLIAESNDTTDELEKEFQNPEERSELQFARYRKEALEEKINILETQIQQAEASISASEDHVQNLLDEQEVLKEQYDMLEPMVKKGIGSRQLLLQRKTELAKITTNIAEIYSKRNEYALEIRELRQRISREQLDFFRDIREEISSVSSELQSVREELNAANEQIIRSVIRSPIDGTIYKLSANTVGGIVRSGEALAEIVPSDATIRIEGKVQPGDRTKVWNGMLAKIRPSSYEFSDETMLRAEVVNISAKTYFDDLTRTWYYRVIFDTIKEDADKAKDFLPGMIVEVNILSGEESVLEYLLSPITRGMRGALSEHNTR encoded by the coding sequence ATGCGCAAATCATGGAAAAATAATCTGCTCTGGTCATTGGAAAAAAGTATGGGCAATTTTATTGTCCTGATCCTGATTTTTCTGTTCATCACCTTCTTTCTGATCTGGGCTAATTTTAATAAAATAGAAAAAACTGTTCGTGCTCAGGGAGTCGTAAAAACCAATCTGACCGATAAAATTGTGGGGCATTTCGAGGGAGGCATGGTTGAGAAGGTGTTTGTGGAAGAGGGGGATTCCGTCAAGAAAGGGCAGGAGCTTTTAGCCATTACCAACACCAATATTACTGAAAAAAGAAACAAATCTCTTATTAAGCTTAATCGCCTAAAGGCAAAGCTTACACGCTTGATTGCTGAAAGTAATGATACCACCGATGAGCTGGAGAAGGAATTTCAGAATCCTGAAGAGCGTAGCGAGTTGCAGTTTGCCCGTTACCGCAAGGAGGCTCTTGAAGAGAAAATAAATATTCTCGAAACTCAGATCCAGCAGGCCGAAGCCTCTATTTCTGCAAGCGAAGACCATGTGCAGAATCTGCTTGATGAACAGGAGGTATTGAAAGAGCAGTATGACATGCTTGAACCTATGGTTAAAAAGGGGATCGGTTCAAGGCAGCTTTTGCTGCAACGTAAAACTGAGCTGGCTAAAATTACTACAAATATTGCCGAAATATATAGTAAACGCAATGAATATGCTCTGGAGATTCGGGAACTGAGGCAGCGTATAAGCAGAGAGCAGCTTGATTTTTTCCGTGATATCCGTGAGGAAATCAGCTCCGTAAGCTCAGAACTTCAAAGTGTCAGAGAAGAACTTAATGCTGCAAATGAACAGATAATTCGCAGTGTTATCCGTTCTCCGATTGATGGAACAATTTATAAGCTCAGTGCCAATACAGTGGGCGGAATTGTGCGGTCCGGCGAAGCTCTGGCTGAAATTGTCCCATCTGATGCAACTATCCGTATTGAAGGTAAAGTACAGCCCGGTGACCGCACTAAGGTCTGGAACGGTATGCTGGCCAAAATCCGGCCTTCATCTTATGAATTTTCTGATGAAACTATGCTGCGGGCTGAGGTAGTCAATATTTCGGCCAAGACATATTTTGATGATCTGACCCGCACTTGGTATTATCGGGTTATCTTTGACACGATTAAGGAAGATGCTGATAAAGCAAAAGATTTTCTGCCCGGAATGATTGTCGAGGTGAACATTTTGTCTGGAGAGGAAAGTGTGCTTGAATATTTGCTTTCCCCAATAACCAGAGGCATGCGAGGAGCTCTCTCCGAGCATAATACACGCTAG
- a CDS encoding HD domain-containing phosphohydrolase: MLKRILEVIKNIFTLKNCALILLVLAVSGGTFYGLTKLWKEKKVELDAKLEKYQSVIVENETELLTSQLVKYIIQGRELAKSRIFRSSIDGLSSSNKEKVRNAQEDFKNFIKVSGFSSGFLFNLDGRLFATTSGPLEGNESEYEESIKKVIESRGPLFSPLHIHNGYLVSDLFLPVFPAKALSSSVAPVKVMVLTVPMSETLRAFLASEQSLEYDSKIHLVQQVGSGFEETVFSYPDSLKLQSVAASLDGVTDIKFGSRTDLYKTKQVYSSAGYISAIRWWIMVETDVATINGQLAEYKNITSLIAALGLGTIVFFILTISFITSSRKYYLKSQKLEEKLVPSRKYKKILLKVCDALPFPMSLKDSETGVFLYINKAFAEFSGLKVTEAEGLTDNQVFDSADAESLAHGDQMVIMSGNSYSHELVLSKGVRQITMQVLGIPCSLNAENDAILTVYRDISIEKETTTKSIEMRQQIINALVRAVESVPFLDGHTSLMRLLAVEIAETLLLSDADCATVEAAAILSQVGKTFIPKEIMEKEGKLTPEELLETQKYVEHTCRILEGITFDLPITQTIWQMQETLDGTGYPNKLQGREISLLARILGATNTFSALVQHRAYRKAKTAQEAVAILQSMADKKFDSSVIDALDAVIHSQNGKSILRASSVEL, from the coding sequence ATGTTAAAACGAATACTTGAAGTAATAAAAAATATTTTCACGTTGAAGAACTGCGCTTTGATCCTGCTCGTACTTGCGGTATCCGGCGGTACTTTTTATGGACTGACGAAGCTTTGGAAGGAAAAAAAGGTCGAACTTGATGCCAAACTTGAGAAATATCAGTCTGTAATAGTTGAAAATGAAACAGAACTGCTGACTTCCCAGCTTGTAAAATATATAATTCAGGGTCGAGAGCTGGCGAAATCAAGAATTTTCCGCAGTTCAATCGATGGTCTTTCGTCTTCGAATAAAGAAAAAGTCCGTAATGCACAGGAAGATTTTAAGAATTTTATTAAAGTTTCAGGATTCTCGTCAGGTTTTTTATTTAATCTGGATGGAAGGCTCTTTGCTACAACTAGCGGTCCGCTTGAAGGAAATGAGTCGGAATATGAAGAGTCGATAAAAAAAGTGATAGAGAGTCGCGGCCCTCTTTTCTCACCTTTGCATATTCATAATGGATATCTTGTTTCAGATCTTTTCCTTCCGGTTTTCCCGGCCAAGGCTTTATCCAGCTCCGTTGCTCCCGTTAAAGTTATGGTGCTGACTGTACCTATGAGTGAAACACTGCGGGCTTTTCTGGCTTCTGAGCAGAGTCTTGAATATGATAGCAAAATTCATCTTGTCCAGCAGGTCGGCAGTGGTTTTGAAGAAACTGTTTTCAGTTATCCGGATAGCTTAAAACTCCAATCTGTTGCTGCGTCTCTAGATGGTGTAACTGACATTAAATTCGGTTCCCGCACTGATTTATACAAAACTAAACAGGTCTATTCGTCCGCAGGTTATATTTCTGCCATCCGCTGGTGGATTATGGTGGAAACAGATGTTGCAACAATTAATGGACAATTGGCTGAGTATAAAAATATTACCTCGCTAATTGCTGCTTTGGGCCTCGGGACCATCGTATTTTTCATTTTGACTATCAGTTTTATTACTTCCAGCAGAAAATATTATTTGAAAAGCCAGAAGCTTGAGGAAAAGCTTGTACCGTCCCGTAAGTATAAAAAAATACTGTTGAAAGTTTGTGACGCACTGCCGTTTCCTATGAGTTTGAAAGATAGCGAGACGGGTGTATTTTTATACATAAATAAAGCTTTTGCGGAATTTTCCGGGCTTAAAGTGACTGAAGCTGAAGGGTTGACAGATAATCAGGTTTTCGACAGCGCAGACGCGGAATCGCTCGCCCACGGCGACCAGATGGTTATTATGTCCGGTAATTCCTACAGTCATGAACTAGTGCTTTCCAAAGGGGTGAGACAGATAACTATGCAGGTACTCGGTATCCCTTGTTCTTTGAATGCTGAAAATGATGCCATACTCACTGTCTACCGTGATATTTCAATTGAGAAAGAGACTACTACGAAAAGCATCGAAATGCGCCAGCAGATTATTAACGCGTTGGTCCGTGCTGTGGAAAGTGTACCGTTTCTGGACGGTCATACTTCACTTATGCGTCTTCTCGCGGTGGAGATAGCAGAGACATTGCTGCTCAGTGATGCTGACTGCGCAACTGTTGAGGCTGCTGCGATTCTTTCACAGGTAGGAAAGACTTTCATCCCTAAAGAAATCATGGAGAAAGAAGGTAAATTGACTCCGGAAGAGCTTTTGGAAACCCAGAAATACGTGGAGCATACCTGTAGGATTCTGGAAGGCATAACTTTTGACCTGCCCATCACCCAGACCATCTGGCAGATGCAGGAAACTCTTGATGGAACAGGGTATCCGAATAAATTGCAGGGTAGAGAAATATCGCTTTTAGCGCGAATACTAGGTGCTACAAATACTTTCAGTGCACTTGTGCAGCACAGGGCATACAGAAAAGCCAAGACTGCGCAGGAAGCTGTAGCTATTTTACAAAGCATGGCTGACAAAAAATTTGATTCTTCAGTTATTGATGCCCTTGATGCGGTTATCCATTCACAAAACGGTAAGAGCATCTTACGGGCCAGCAGCGTTGAGTTGTAG
- a CDS encoding L-lactate permease, with protein sequence MSLEMLAIIAVLPILAALVLMVGMRWPATKAMPVAWGVCALIAIAVWQLPVKYVAALSLQGVITAVGILIIVFGAIIILYTLQYSGGMETIQYGFQNVSKDKRVQAIIIGYMFCAFVEGAAGFGTPAALAAPLLLSLGFPPLAAAIVCLVFNSFPVTFGAVGTPVIVGFKYLHGLANEAVISGAAGGAFTDVETFNKAIGEWATLMHIAMIFILPVFMLGFMTRFFGPNKSWKDGFKAWKFCMFAAVSFTVPFMLTAWFIGPEFPSLIGGLLGTGILIFGAKKGFCIPKDTWDFGDSANWNPEWTGTITSDNTCEFKAHMSQARAWVPYVLIGAILVVTRIPALGIKSILTGIEISFPHILGFENVNAGIKILYLPGTIPFMLVAVLTIFLHSMSRENVAKAWKESIIKMKNPSIALFFAVALVSIFRGSGVIDAALNPLNYASMPLTMAKAVAGVVGQAWPMFASFVGGLGSFITGSNTVSDMLFGEFQLGVASQLGLSKMIIVAAQSVGGAMGNMVCIHNIVAVCAVVGLSGMEGTILKKTVVPFMVYGLVVGTVVTTFSLVMFPNVF encoded by the coding sequence ATGTCTCTAGAAATGTTAGCGATTATCGCCGTGTTGCCTATTCTTGCAGCACTGGTCCTTATGGTCGGCATGAGGTGGCCGGCTACTAAGGCAATGCCCGTAGCCTGGGGTGTATGTGCTTTGATCGCCATTGCTGTCTGGCAGCTGCCCGTTAAGTATGTTGCAGCCCTTTCCCTACAAGGTGTGATTACCGCGGTCGGTATTTTAATTATCGTTTTCGGCGCAATTATTATTCTTTATACTCTTCAGTACAGCGGTGGTATGGAAACCATCCAGTACGGCTTTCAGAATGTTTCCAAAGATAAACGTGTGCAGGCCATCATTATCGGCTACATGTTTTGTGCTTTTGTTGAAGGTGCGGCGGGGTTTGGTACTCCCGCTGCGTTGGCGGCTCCGCTGCTTTTATCGCTTGGCTTTCCTCCTTTGGCCGCAGCAATTGTCTGTCTGGTATTTAACTCCTTTCCAGTAACATTCGGTGCTGTCGGTACTCCTGTTATTGTCGGGTTTAAGTATCTGCACGGTCTTGCAAACGAAGCCGTAATCTCCGGCGCTGCCGGCGGGGCTTTTACCGATGTAGAGACTTTTAATAAAGCAATCGGTGAATGGGCTACGTTGATGCACATTGCCATGATCTTTATTCTGCCTGTATTTATGCTCGGCTTCATGACCCGTTTTTTCGGTCCTAATAAGAGCTGGAAAGATGGATTTAAAGCATGGAAATTCTGTATGTTCGCAGCGGTTTCTTTTACCGTGCCTTTCATGCTTACAGCATGGTTCATCGGCCCTGAATTCCCTTCCCTTATCGGTGGTCTTCTCGGTACCGGTATCCTTATTTTCGGTGCAAAAAAGGGGTTCTGTATTCCTAAAGACACCTGGGATTTCGGTGACTCCGCAAACTGGAATCCTGAATGGACCGGTACAATCACTTCGGATAATACCTGCGAATTCAAGGCTCATATGAGTCAGGCGAGAGCTTGGGTTCCTTATGTTCTTATCGGTGCTATCCTCGTTGTTACCAGAATTCCCGCGCTCGGTATAAAATCTATTCTTACCGGTATTGAAATATCCTTTCCGCATATTCTTGGTTTTGAAAATGTAAACGCAGGGATCAAAATACTCTACCTGCCCGGAACAATTCCATTTATGCTGGTAGCAGTACTTACTATCTTCCTGCACAGCATGAGCCGCGAAAATGTAGCCAAGGCATGGAAAGAATCAATTATCAAGATGAAGAATCCTTCCATTGCGCTTTTCTTTGCAGTGGCACTGGTATCCATTTTCCGCGGTTCCGGTGTTATTGATGCAGCTTTGAATCCGCTTAATTATGCTTCTATGCCTCTGACTATGGCTAAAGCCGTTGCAGGAGTAGTAGGGCAGGCGTGGCCGATGTTTGCGTCTTTTGTGGGGGGACTTGGTTCTTTCATCACTGGTTCAAACACCGTTTCCGATATGCTTTTTGGCGAATTCCAGCTAGGCGTGGCAAGTCAGCTTGGTTTGTCAAAAATGATTATTGTGGCGGCGCAGTCTGTCGGCGGTGCAATGGGCAACATGGTCTGTATTCACAATATCGTAGCTGTTTGTGCAGTTGTAGGTCTTTCCGGTATGGAAGGCACTATCCTTAAGAAGACAGTCGTTCCTTTCATGGTCTACGGGCTTGTGGTCGGAACTGTTGTTACCACTTTCAGTTTGGTAATGTTCCCTAACGTCTTTTAA
- the tssA gene encoding type VI secretion system protein TssA: MELLDLGKKPVSEASPAGADARYEPEYDELQQEVDKLTSVTAGGVIDWKHVVKLCSVILFKKSKDIKVASYLGVGLINLKGVEGLSAGAQILSDLVSNYWDTMYPAKKRMRGRFNAVSWWSDKAEEFLGSYEGEDLTQETVDLLVRRIKKLDEALADKSEDAPVLNSLIGYADRLPVQAAAEPSPVQGLDEKASPEPSDVQAETPTGDAASTSVPSSPASPAQAGSAAVLSSPVGNINSHEDYLKELNSGLTGLSGVADYLLANDIAGAPGYRLRRISAWLPVSSPPPSENGKTMIPPPDSSVKESIVRQLENRDFAGAIQAAESRVGQYLFWLDLSRLTVDGLDGLGGDYLEAKYGLELETVMFVKRMSGLESMTFADGTPFADSKTKAWLRSLDHEKTSGLGSGVEQDSVSEKVYADAVKLVKNKKIFDAVTLLHGSLKSSPSGRERFLLRLGMVRLLSDVGQSALAHVHVEEVLGQIKKFGLEEWAPDLALNGLMTVYEALISEGGDEAVVLAEKTLQRISRIGPAEALKINGFN; encoded by the coding sequence ATGGAGCTTCTTGATCTTGGAAAAAAGCCGGTAAGTGAGGCCAGCCCGGCGGGTGCTGATGCCCGATATGAGCCGGAATATGATGAGCTTCAGCAGGAAGTTGATAAATTAACCAGCGTTACCGCCGGCGGGGTTATTGACTGGAAACATGTAGTCAAACTTTGCTCTGTCATTCTTTTTAAAAAGTCTAAAGATATAAAAGTAGCATCTTACCTTGGAGTGGGGCTGATCAATCTTAAAGGGGTTGAGGGGCTTTCGGCCGGTGCACAGATTTTAAGCGACCTCGTGAGTAATTACTGGGATACCATGTATCCGGCAAAAAAACGGATGCGGGGCAGGTTTAATGCTGTAAGCTGGTGGTCTGATAAAGCTGAAGAATTTCTTGGAAGTTATGAAGGGGAGGATCTTACGCAGGAGACAGTTGATCTTCTTGTCCGGCGCATCAAAAAGTTGGACGAAGCATTAGCTGATAAGTCAGAAGATGCCCCTGTCCTTAACAGCCTGATTGGTTATGCAGATCGTCTGCCTGTTCAGGCTGCTGCTGAGCCTTCACCTGTACAGGGCTTGGATGAAAAGGCTTCACCTGAGCCGTCGGACGTCCAGGCTGAAACCCCGACGGGAGATGCTGCTTCGACCTCCGTCCCTTCTTCCCCCGCAAGTCCTGCTCAGGCGGGAAGTGCAGCTGTTCTTTCGTCTCCTGTCGGTAATATCAATTCCCATGAGGATTATCTTAAAGAACTTAACTCAGGACTGACCGGTCTTTCCGGAGTCGCTGATTATTTGCTTGCCAATGATATTGCCGGAGCACCGGGATACCGGCTCAGACGGATTTCCGCATGGCTTCCTGTCTCGTCTCCGCCTCCTTCTGAAAACGGGAAAACTATGATTCCCCCGCCTGACAGTTCTGTTAAGGAATCTATTGTCCGCCAATTGGAAAATCGCGATTTTGCAGGAGCTATTCAGGCGGCTGAATCCAGAGTGGGGCAGTATCTTTTCTGGCTTGATCTAAGCCGTCTTACCGTGGATGGGCTTGATGGTCTGGGTGGAGACTATCTTGAAGCTAAGTATGGTCTTGAACTTGAGACAGTGATGTTTGTCAAACGGATGTCCGGTTTGGAGTCCATGACTTTCGCAGATGGCACTCCTTTTGCCGATTCCAAAACCAAAGCATGGCTGAGGTCACTGGATCATGAGAAAACTTCCGGCCTCGGATCTGGGGTTGAGCAGGATTCAGTATCTGAAAAAGTTTATGCTGATGCTGTGAAATTAGTAAAAAATAAAAAAATATTTGACGCAGTCACCCTCCTTCATGGTAGTTTAAAAAGTAGTCCCTCTGGTCGAGAGAGATTCCTGCTTCGGCTGGGTATGGTGCGTCTTCTTTCTGATGTGGGCCAGAGTGCTCTGGCGCATGTGCATGTGGAGGAGGTTCTGGGGCAGATTAAAAAGTTCGGCCTTGAAGAATGGGCGCCGGATCTTGCTTTAAACGGTTTAATGACCGTGTATGAGGCTTTGATTTCAGAAGGCGGTGATGAAGCCGTGGTGCTGGCTGAAAAGACGTTGCAACGCATCAGTCGGATAGGTCCTGCTGAGGCGTTAAAGATAAATGGTTTTAATTGA
- the tssB gene encoding type VI secretion system contractile sheath small subunit: MAKEGSVAPKERVNIVYKPETGNAKEEVELPLKLLVIGDFSQKDDDSMVEDRDPVNIDKDNFNEVLKAQDLELTLGVDNKLTDEADAQMAVNLKFESLKDFDPDRIIKQVPELQKLMELREALKALKSPLSNVPEFRKKVQSLVKDAGARERLLKELGIE, translated from the coding sequence ATGGCAAAAGAAGGCTCAGTAGCCCCCAAAGAAAGGGTGAACATAGTTTATAAACCGGAAACAGGTAACGCTAAAGAAGAAGTTGAACTTCCTCTTAAGCTCTTGGTCATTGGGGATTTCTCCCAAAAGGATGATGACAGCATGGTCGAGGACCGTGATCCCGTTAACATTGATAAAGATAATTTTAACGAGGTGCTTAAAGCTCAGGATCTGGAGCTTACGCTTGGAGTTGATAATAAACTCACTGATGAAGCTGACGCACAGATGGCTGTGAATCTTAAGTTTGAAAGTCTAAAGGATTTTGACCCTGACCGGATAATTAAACAGGTTCCTGAATTGCAGAAGCTTATGGAACTGCGTGAAGCTTTAAAGGCACTTAAAAGTCCGCTCTCCAACGTGCCGGAGTTCAGGAAGAAGGTGCAGAGTCTGGTTAAGGATGCCGGAGCACGTGAACGTCTGCTTAAAGAACTTGGAATCGAGTAA
- the tssC gene encoding type VI secretion system contractile sheath large subunit, with amino-acid sequence MAEEKLKQQQEAAETTTEGSLLDDIVEATKLKPEDEAYSVTKAGLQAFLEEMVKPEREGAKVSGGLVDDMLAQIDKKLSSQMDSIIHNKEFQQLESSWRSLKFLVDRTNFRENVRIQMMNVSKQDLLDDFDDAPEITKSGLYKQAYTAEYGQFGGQPFGAIIGNYDFGPGPQDMKLLQYTASVAAMTHAPFIAAAGTEFFGIEKWSELPNLKDLKSIFEMPQYAKWNSFRESDDARNVGLTLPKFLLRLPYGPDTLPAKSFNYQESVIDGDDDFCWGNTAFAFASKLTDSFAKYRWCANIIGPQGGGAVEDLPLYQYEAMGAVQTKIPTQVLLSERREFELAEEGFIGLTMRKGSDNAAFFSANSTQKPKFFGTSKEGKEAELNYKLSTQLPYMMIMDRLAHYIKVIQRENIGTWKERGDLERELNTWISQYVTEMDNPAPSVRSRRPLRMAKIEVSDVEGDPGWYQVSLKARPHFKYMGAAFTLSLVGKLEKE; translated from the coding sequence ATGGCTGAAGAAAAACTTAAACAACAGCAAGAGGCTGCCGAAACTACGACAGAAGGCTCTTTGCTGGACGATATTGTTGAAGCAACGAAGCTAAAGCCGGAGGATGAAGCCTATTCGGTGACCAAGGCAGGGCTTCAGGCTTTCCTTGAAGAGATGGTTAAGCCGGAGCGTGAAGGAGCTAAGGTCTCCGGCGGTCTTGTGGATGATATGCTGGCTCAGATTGATAAGAAGCTTTCATCTCAGATGGACAGCATTATCCATAACAAAGAATTTCAGCAGCTCGAATCCTCGTGGCGATCGCTTAAATTTTTGGTTGACCGTACTAATTTCCGGGAAAATGTCCGCATTCAGATGATGAACGTTTCCAAGCAGGATTTGCTTGATGACTTTGATGATGCGCCGGAAATTACTAAGTCCGGTCTTTATAAGCAAGCCTACACCGCAGAGTACGGACAGTTCGGCGGACAGCCTTTCGGGGCGATTATCGGTAATTATGACTTCGGTCCCGGCCCGCAGGATATGAAACTTTTGCAGTATACGGCATCCGTTGCCGCTATGACTCATGCGCCTTTTATTGCCGCAGCCGGTACTGAGTTTTTCGGTATTGAGAAGTGGAGCGAACTGCCAAATCTGAAAGACCTGAAGTCTATTTTTGAAATGCCGCAGTATGCCAAGTGGAACTCTTTCCGTGAATCTGATGATGCCAGAAACGTCGGGCTGACATTGCCCAAGTTTTTGCTCAGGCTCCCTTACGGACCGGATACCCTCCCTGCGAAAAGTTTTAATTATCAGGAATCCGTAATTGACGGAGATGACGATTTTTGCTGGGGAAATACAGCTTTTGCCTTTGCATCGAAGCTGACTGACTCTTTTGCAAAATATCGCTGGTGTGCCAATATTATCGGTCCGCAGGGCGGCGGCGCAGTGGAGGATCTTCCGCTCTATCAATACGAAGCTATGGGGGCTGTCCAGACTAAGATTCCTACTCAGGTGCTTTTGTCAGAGCGCAGAGAGTTTGAGCTGGCGGAAGAAGGTTTTATCGGACTGACTATGCGTAAGGGCAGTGATAATGCAGCATTCTTCTCAGCCAACTCTACGCAGAAGCCGAAGTTCTTCGGCACAAGTAAGGAAGGCAAGGAAGCAGAGCTTAATTATAAACTTTCCACGCAGCTTCCCTATATGATGATCATGGATCGTCTGGCTCATTATATTAAAGTTATCCAGCGTGAGAACATCGGGACATGGAAAGAACGCGGTGATCTTGAGCGTGAGCTTAATACGTGGATTTCGCAGTATGTCACAGAAATGGACAATCCTGCACCTAGTGTCCGCAGCCGCAGACCGCTTCGCATGGCTAAAATTGAAGTCAGCGATGTGGAAGGAGATCCGGGCTGGTATCAGGTTTCTCTGAAAGCCCGTCCGCATTTCAAATATATGGGAGCAGCTTTCACCCTTTCACTGGTTGGTAAGCTGGAAAAGGAATAG